In the Anastrepha obliqua isolate idAnaObli1 chromosome 1, idAnaObli1_1.0, whole genome shotgun sequence genome, one interval contains:
- the LOC129235543 gene encoding uncharacterized protein K02A2.6-like, translating to MAEEFYKKLLEEQRVFTMNVLKEQKAWMDNFAKRSPGQDSTPVPAFVQFNSQHQKWDSYLEQLKQHFSAYAETLKKLVGVDELQKQTFNELSAKLTEFYKEKVHVVAARYEFHKAEMGNRTYKEWIAELRSIARQCDFVCKKENCLHDFSDDMIRDKLILKSPHDAVRTAALQKQQPTLAEVQLIAESFETTTKTVSTIKDRTDTANAIDSNGIYSMTTKNTEKFSMRNKNKKNQKSKYRSCTGCGVSHNRDDCKFRSAVCRGCGKTGHIIAVCLSNEKKQEQKQNKGSKNIKGEKGDKIDYISTAFSVASAASNKSKKQFVQIVVNGKETRFQMDSGAEVSVITLDTYEMLNKPPVKQCSRVLYGYGHTQIETLGEIAAKIQYGSVEKILPLVVSNVRGSNNLLGVDLFEQLGFKIVQVDSVTAKSNAKLHTILSTFADVFTPALGTMKSVKASIRLKENAVPKFIKSRPIPFAQLPKFKDEAQRLSQAGIWKQITFSDWASPIVLATKPDGSIRICGDFKKGVNQQIDVDQYPLPTRECLLHTIRYGKYFSKIDLRDAYLQMELDEDSKKVLVVNTPLGLFQYQRLPYGVASAPAMFQKHLEQLLCGVDGCANYIDDIIVAGASEQEHIERLAKVLHILQSAGIRCKKEKCEFLKTKLTYLGREISADGILPDESGIQAVKNLRRPKTLKELEAFMGKINYYHNFIPNYSQLAAPMNKLRRKGASFQWKFEQENAFNLLKQHIIKATMLAHFREDLPIVVATDASSYGVGAVLSHINPDGTEQPIAFASKTLNRHQENYSQIEKEGLAIIFGVKKFHQFLYGRKFTLITDHKPLVSIFSPDKNLPTMTAQRIQRWAITLMGYQFQIKYRKTTNHANADALSRLPSGPDEDFDNGEINQVVAIQTPIDIEVIRKSTNSDKILQRVKKYIQKGWPHKLSPNDQDLRPYFNRKLSLITQNNLILLQRDVTRVTIPYSLRDQVLRRLHDGHWGVVKMKQLARQHCWWDGIDNDIARIAAGCENCKLAGPSDRREYSNWPEPQAPWQRVHIDFAGPVFGSMWLLCIDAFSQFPFVYKLANTTTESTIFALTTLFASEGLPETIVSDNGPQLTADAFKTFCHQNAIKHITIAPFHPPSNGLAERFVRTFKTAVKKNIDDGLQVNESVLKFLSSYRTMPNAKGISPAHLLHGRPARTLFSQMFSVENDKTDFKQTSIKFSPNESVYIRNYGRGEKWLKGVVDRHLGKVMYVVRTSMGYFKRHQNQMKFRLVNDAKPAEDSRGKTDSVTNILLPDTMVDTANEHSQEQPRSPLEVRRSGRIRRSVHRYQAEDFRN from the exons ATGGCTGAAGAATTTTACAAGAAATTGTTGGAGGAGCAACGTGTCTTCACAATGAACGTTCTAAAGGAGCAGAAGGCGTGGATGGACAACTTTGCGAAACGGTCTCCAGGTCAAGATAGCACTCCCGTTCCAGCATTTGTTCAATTCAACAGTCAACACCAGAAATGGGACTCATACTTGGAGCAACTAAAACAACACTTCTCTGCTTACGCG GAAACCCTCAAAAAGCTTGTCGGCGTTGACGAGTTACAGAAGCAAACATTTAATGAACTTTCTGCAAAACTAACGGAGTTTTATAAGGAAAAGGTTCATGTAGTTGCAGCTCGTTATGAATTTCATAAGGCTGAAATGGGTAATCGTACATATAAAGAATGGATTGCCGAACTACGAAGCATAGCCCGGCAATgtgattttgtttgtaaaaaagaaaattgtctaCATGATTTTTCAGACGATATGATTAGGgacaaattaattttgaagtCACCGCATGATGCAGTTCGTACAGctgcattacaaaaacaacaaccaacaTTGGCAGAAGTTCAGCTAATCGCTGAGTCATTTgaaacaacaacgaaaacagTAAGTACAATCAAAGACAGAACGGACACTGCAAATGCAATAGACAGCAACGGAATTTATTCGATGACAAcgaaaaacacagaaaaatttAGCATgcgtaacaaaaacaaaaagaaccaaaaatcaaaataccGTTCATGCACAGGTTGTGGAGTTTCACATAATCGTGATGATTGCAAATTTAGAAGCGCTGTTTGCAGAGGCTGCGGTAAAACAGGCCATATCATAGCTGTGTGTTTATCGAATGAAAAAAAGCAGGAACAAAAGCAGAATAAAGGGAGTAAAAACATCAAAGGTGAGAAAGGTGACAAAATAGATTACATTTCAACGGCATTTTCGGTAGCTAGCGCAGCTAGCAACAAAAGTAAGAAACAGTTTGTTCAAATTGTGGTCAATGGAAAAGAGACTCGGTTTCAAATGGATTCGGGCGCGGAAGTCTCAGTTATAACACTAGACACTTACGAAATGTTAAATAAACCGCCAGTAAAGCAATGCTCGCGTGTACTATATGGGTACGGTCATACGCAAATAGAAACTTTAGGAGAAATCGCTGCCAAAATACAATACGGGTCAGTAGAAAAAATATTGCCTCTTGTTGTTTCTAACGTGCGTGGTTCAAACAATCTATTGGGCGTAGATTTATTTGAACAATTAGGCTTTAAAATTGTGCAAGTTGATAGCGTGACCGCCAAGTCGAACGCaaaattacatacaattttGTCCACCTTCGCGGACGTGTTTACTCCAGCACTTGGTACAATGAAGTCAGTCAAAGCCTCGATCAGACTTAAGGAGAATGCAGTGCCTAAGTTCATTAAAAGTAGGCCAATTCCTTTTGCTCAATTACCAAAATTTAAAGATGAAGCTCAACGGTTATCACAAGCAGGTATTTGGAAACAAATAACTTTCAGCGACTGGGCATCCCCCATCGTCCTAGCAACAAAACCGGACGGATCGATACGCATCTGTGgagattttaaaaaaggtgttaacCAGCAGATTGATGTAGATCAATACCCTCTACCCACAAGAGAGTGCCTATTGCATACCATTCGAtacggtaaatatttttctaaaatagacTTGCGTGATGCATACCTACAAATGGAGCTCGATGAAGATTCCAAAAAAGTGCTGGTGGTCAACACACCGCTCGGGTTATTTCAATACCAGCGATTACCGTATGGGGTAGCAAGCGCGCCAGCCATGTTTCAGAAACATCTCGAGCAACTATTATGTGGAGTCGACGGATGTGCAAATTATATCGATGACATCATTGTGGCCGGTGCGAGTGAACAAGAACATATTGAACGCTTAGCCAAAGTTCTGCATATACTCCAATCCGCGGGCATAAGATGCAAAAAGGAAAAATGCGAGttcctaaaaacaaaattaacttaCTTGGGGCGTGAAATAAGCGCAGATGGCATTCTGCCCGACGAATCTGGTATTCAAGCAGTGAAGAACTTACGACGGCCCAAAACCTTGAAGGAGCTTGAGGCATTTATGGGTAAAATAAACTATTACCACAATTTTATTCCGAATTACTCTCAACTCGCAGCACCCATGAACAAATTGAGGCGAAAGGGGGCGTCATTTCAGTGGAagttcgaacaagaaaacgcgTTCAATTTGCTAAAGCAGCACATCATTAAAGCTACGATGTTGGCTCATTTTCGAGAAGACTTACCTATAGTCGTGGCCACTGATGCATCATCGTATGGGGTGGGAGCCGTGCTTTCACACATCAATCCAGACGGGACTGAGCAGCCGATCGCCTTTGCCTCCAAAACACTCAACCGACACCAAGAGAACTATAGCCAAATCGAAAAGGAGGGCTTGGCGATAATATTCGGAGTTAAAAAATTTCACCAGTTTTTATACGGGCGGAAGTTTACGCTGATCACGGATCACAAACCGTTAGTCAGCATATTTAGTCCCGATAAAAACCTCCCAACAATGACGGCTCAACGTATCCAGCGATGGGCTATTACGCTCATGGGGTaccaatttcaaataaaataccgaaaaacaacaaatcacGCAAACGCTGACGCGTTATCGAGGTTACCATCGGGTCCAGATGAAGACTTCGACAATGGTGAAATTAACCAAGTTGTCGCTATACAAACGCCAATTGATATTGAGGTCATACGGAAAAGCACCAACAGTGACAAAATACTTCaaagagttaaaaaatatattcagaaagGATGGCCGCATAAGTTGAGTCCAAACGACCAGGATCTCCGGCCATATTTCAATCGTAAGTTGTCCTTGATTACTCAAAATAACTTGATTTTATTACAGCGTGATGTCACACGGGTTACTATTCCATACTCATTACGTGATCAAGTTTTGCGTCGGCTTCATGATGGACATTGGGGTGTGGTAAAAATGAAACAACTAGCACGACAACATTGTTGGTGGGATGGCATCGATAATGATATAGCGAGAATAGCAGCTGGATGCGAAAACTGCAAACTAGCGGGTCCAAGTGATCGGCGGGAATATTCAAACTGGCCTGAACCACAAGCACCTTGGCAGAGGGTTCACATTGATTTTGCTGGTCCGGTATTTGGTTCTATGTGGCTTCTGTGCATAGACGCGTTCTCGCAATTTCCATTTGTTTACAAACTAGCAAATACAACGACGGAATCAACGATTTTCGCATTAACTACCCTTTTTGCTAGTGAGGGTTTGCCAGAAACTATAGTAAGTGACAATGGCCCACAACTTACGGCCGATGCGTTCAAAACATTCTGTCACCAAAATGCTATTAAGCACATCACGATTGCACCGTTTCACCCACCTTCTAATGGACTGGCTGAAAGATTTGTGCgtacttttaaaacagctgtaAAAAAGAACATAGATGACGGCTTGCAAGTAAATGAATCGGTTCTTAAATTTCTTTCATCCTATCGCACTATGCCAAACGCAAAAGGCATATCACCAGCACATCTTTTACATGGTCGTCCTGCACGTACTCTCTTTTCGCAAATGTTTTCAGTGGAAAATGACAAAACTGACTTTAAACAAACTTCAATCAAATTTTCACCTAACGAAAGTGTCTACATTCGCAACTACGGCCGCGGAGAAAAATGGTTAAAAGGGGTCGTGGACAGACATCTTGGGAAAGTCATGTACGTAGTAAGAACTAGTATGGGCTACTTTAAACGACatcaaaatcaaatgaaatttcgCCTTGTGAACGACGCAAAACCAGCTGAAGACAGCAGAGGAAAAACTGATTCAGTTACCAATATATTGCTACCTGATACTATGGTGGATACTGCTAATGAGCATTCTCAGGAACAACCAAGAAGTCCACTAGAAGTGCGTCGAAGTGGCCGTATTCGTAGATCGGTACACCGCTACCAAGCTGAAGATTTTCGCAATTAA
- the LOC129245239 gene encoding larval cuticle protein A2B-like, producing MAFKFVFALAFVAVASAGYAPIAPVYHAAPASVAYHAAPVAVAQKVVVKSEEYDPHPQYKFSYGVDDKLTGDSKSQVEERDGDVVRGEYSLIDADGYKRTVQYTSDSVNGFNAVVNREPLVKAVAVAPVVKTVAPVAHYAAPVAHYAAPVVHHAAPAVVKTVAPVAHYAAPVAHYSAPVAHYSAPAAHYTSYAAPAVLKYHH from the exons ATGGCATTCAAG TTTGTATTCGCACTCGCTTTCGTCGCTGTTGCCAGCGCTGGATACGCACCCATTGCGCCGGTTTACCACGCAGCACCAGCCTCTGTTGCATACCATGCCGCACCTGTTGCCGTCGCTCAAAAGGTTGTGGTCAAATCGGAGGAATACGATCCTCATCCACAATACAAATTCTCGTATGGCGTTGACGACAAACTGACTGGTGATTCCAAGAGCCAAGTGGAGGAACGTGATGGTGATGTAGTTCGTGGTGAATACTCGCTCATCGATGCTGATGGATACAAACGTACCGTCCAATATACTTCGGATTCAGTGAATGGTTTCAATGCTGTCGTAAATCGTGAACCACTTGTGAAGGCTGTTGCTGTCGCTCCAGTTGTAAAAACTGTGGCCCCAGTTGCTCACTATGCCGCTCCAGTTGCTCACTACGCCGCTCCAGTTGTTCACCATGCCGCTCCAGCTGTGGTGAAGACTGTTGCCCCAGTTGCTCACTATGCCGCTCCTGTAGCTCACTACAGTGCTCCAGTTGCTCATTACTCTGCTCCAGCCGCACATTACACATCGTATGCCGCACCAGCCGTATTAAAGTACCACCATTAA
- the LOC129245254 gene encoding larval cuticle protein A2B-like: MAFKFVFALAFVAVASAGYAPIAPVYHAAPASVAYHAAPVAVAQKVVVKSEEYDPHPQYKFSYGVDDKLTGDSKSQVEERDGDVVRGEYSLIDADGYKRTVQYTSDSVNGFNAVVNREPLVKAVAVAPVVKTVAPVAHYAAPVVHHAAPTVVKTVAPVAHYAAPVAHYSAPVAHYSAPAAHYTSYAAPAVLKYHH, translated from the exons ATGGCATTCAAG TTTGTATTCGCACTCGCTTTCGTCGCTGTTGCCAGCGCTGGATACGCCCCCATTGCGCCGGTATACCATGCAGCACCAGCCTCTGTTGCATACCATGCCGCACCTGTTGCCGTCGCTCAAAAGGTTGTGGTCAAATCGGAGGAATACGATCCTCATCCACAATACAAATTCTCTTATGGCGTTGACGACAAACTGACTGGTGATTCCAAGAGCCAAGTAGAGGAACGTGATGGTGATGTAGTTCGTGGTGAATACTCGCTCATCGACGCTGATGGATACAAACGTACCGTCCAATATACTTCGGATTCAGTGAATGGTTTCAATGCTGTCGTAAATCGTGAACCACTTGTGAAGGCTGTTGCTGTCGCTCCAGTTGTAAAGACTGTGGCCCCAGTTGCTCACTATGCCGCTCCAGTTGTTCACCATGCCGCTCCAACTGTGGTGAAGACTGTTGCCCCAGTTGCTCACTATGCCGCTCCTGTAGCTCACTACAGTGCCCCTGTAGCTCATTACTCTGCTCCAGCCGCACATTACACATCGTATGCCGCACCAGCCGTATTAAAGTACCACCATTAA